From Astatotilapia calliptera chromosome 19, fAstCal1.2, whole genome shotgun sequence, a single genomic window includes:
- the c9orf72 gene encoding guanine nucleotide exchange factor C9orf72 homolog encodes MSSGCPPQSPAVAKSEVAVEGECPLLAATFAYWDNILGPRVRHIWVPKGDQLMFLSDGEVTFLANHTLNGEILRSAECGAVDVKFFVLAEKGVIIVSLIFDGELKGDKNTCALSIILPQTELSFYLPLHTICVERLKHVIRKGRIWMQKGYNIISVLSLEIVPIMELLTSMKTHSVQEDIDIKDTVLNDDDIGDSCHEDFLHKAISSHLQTCGCSIVVGSNPEKINKIVRTLCLFLTPAERKCSRLCRADDSFKYDTGLFVQGLLKDSTGSFVLPFRQVLYSPYPTTHIDVDINTVKQMPPCHEHTYNQRRYMRSELSALWKTDSEDDIPPDTVIHTDETFTPDLNIFQDVMHKDALVKSFIIEVFMLKPGLSLRSTYLAQFLLLLHRKALTLLKYIEDETQKGKKPFRSLRNLKTDLDLMVEGDLNIVMAFAEKLRAGLHSFVFGKPFYTSMQERDVLTSF; translated from the exons ATGTCTTCCGGCTGTCCACCTCAATCACCTGCTGTGGCAAAGTCTGAAGTAGCGGTAGAGGGAGAATGCCCGCTCCTGGCTGCCACCTTTGCCTACTGGGACAATATTCTGGGACCACGGGTGCGCCACATCTGGGTACCAAAGGGTGACCAGTTGATGTTCCTCAGCGATGGAGAAGTAACATTTTTGGCTAATCACACACTCAATGGGGAGATTCTGCGTAGCGCAGAGTGCGGTGCCGTGGACGTGAAGTTCTTTGTGCTGGCAGAAAAGGGCGTCATCATCGTGTCTCTCATCTTTGATGGCGAGCTCAAGGGGGACAAGAACACATGTGCCTTGTCCATTATTCTGCCTCAAACAGAGCTGTCCTTCTACCTCCCCCTGCACACAATCTGTGTGGAGAGGCTGAAGCACGTTATCCGCAAGGGACGCATTTGGATGCAGAAG GGTTACAATATCATCTCAGTGCTGAGCTTAGAAATTGTCCCAATCATGGAGCTGCTGACCTCTATGAAGACACATAGTGTACAAGAAGATATAGAT ATAAAAGACACGGTGCTAAATGATGATGACATCGGGGACAGCTGCCACGAGGATTTCCTACACAA ggCCATCAGCTCTCATCTGCAGACGTGTGGCTGTTCAATCGTGGTTGGAAGCAACCCGGAGAAAATAAACAAG ATTGTGCGGACTCTCTGCCTCTTTCTCACTCCGGCTGAGAGGAAGTGCTCTCGCCTCTGCAGGGCCGACGACTCCTTCAAGTATGACACTGGCCTGTTTGTTCAGGGTCTGCTCAAG GACTCGACCGGCAGCTTTGTTCTGCCCTTCCGCCAGGTACTCTACTCGCCCTACCCGACCACACACATCGACGTGGACAtcaacacagtgaaacagatgCCGCCGTGCCATGAACACACATACAACCAGCGGCGCTACATGCGTTCTGAGCTAAGCGCGCTCTGGAAGACGGATAGCGAGGATGACATTCCTCCAGATACAGTCATTCATACTGACGAAACCTTTACACCTGACCT GAATATATTTCAAGACGTCATGCATAAAGACGCTTTGGTCAAGTCATTTATAATTGAG GTGTTCATGCTGAAGCCAGGCCTGTCCCTGCGGAGCACCTATCTGGCCcagtttctgctgctgctccacaggAAGGCCCTCACTCTGCTCAAGTACATCGAGGACGAAAC GCAAAAAGGGAAGAAGCCATTTCGGTCTTTGCGCAACTTAAAGACAGACCTGGATCTGATGGTGGAGGGAGACCTGAACATCGTGATGGCCTTCGCTGAGAAGCTGAGGGCCGGACTTCACTCGTTTGTGTTCGGGAAACCGTTCTACACGAGCATGCAGGAGCGAGATGTACTCACGAGCTTTTAA